From a region of the Flavobacterium branchiarum genome:
- a CDS encoding RagB/SusD family nutrient uptake outer membrane protein: MKKSIIKSKLQLMFATAIVALSTVSCSDYLSEDPADKFTNENFWQSEDNVKTFSWLNYDTFYGYGNGTVIGLSSFYYHGSDSKVDDNLAAFTFIQMQLTPSTTNTTSWNEFYTLIRRCNLMLEKIPTVPMSEVKKNHYIGVAKFFRGYTYYRLVQKMGNVPYRDKYLAQGNPEVYAPALQRAEVIDKAIKDMEEAIELLLPVDDKNTTVNKYTAYAALSNICTYEGTYRKYHLGQDGSAYLNKAKTASLAVMNNGGYKLNADWKSLYNSVELAGNTEVILTKRYLTNVLMHSLQNYTNTSTIQYGLTKWAADSYVTRNGLPIQQAGNTQYAGDTDVTKTFTNRDPRFGKTVNPANYGYKGKPFSAAALVSMSGYVFELYNNPATTGPDVTTGGRNYTDAPLFTLSEVYLNYAEACAELGTATNTDLDISINKVRDRAGIAPLTTDGTNVFAGGTQINDPRRTATLEQISGSVSPLIWEVRRERQIEFMSWTTLRQMDIYRWKKGDYLDTSKNLDANLGARIGTPVGTQTIVDANGYVKIYPTSTRNFEAKHYLMNIPTNDIDLFKAQGVELKQNPGW; encoded by the coding sequence ATGAAAAAATCAATTATAAAATCTAAATTACAACTGATGTTTGCTACCGCAATAGTAGCATTAAGCACAGTTAGTTGTTCAGACTACTTATCAGAGGACCCTGCAGATAAATTTACAAACGAAAACTTTTGGCAATCTGAAGATAACGTAAAAACATTTTCATGGCTTAATTATGATACGTTTTATGGATACGGAAATGGTACAGTAATTGGGCTTTCTTCTTTCTACTATCATGGAAGTGATTCTAAAGTAGATGATAACCTAGCTGCTTTTACTTTTATCCAAATGCAACTTACCCCATCAACTACTAATACAACTTCTTGGAATGAGTTTTACACCCTTATCCGTCGTTGCAACTTAATGTTGGAAAAAATACCTACAGTTCCTATGTCTGAGGTAAAAAAGAATCATTACATTGGAGTAGCAAAATTTTTTAGAGGATATACCTATTATCGTTTAGTACAAAAAATGGGAAATGTACCATACAGGGATAAATATTTAGCCCAAGGTAATCCTGAAGTATATGCCCCAGCATTGCAAAGAGCAGAAGTTATCGACAAAGCAATTAAAGATATGGAAGAAGCTATAGAATTATTACTTCCGGTTGATGATAAAAATACTACTGTAAATAAATATACTGCTTATGCAGCTTTAAGTAACATTTGTACCTACGAAGGAACGTATAGAAAATACCATTTAGGTCAAGATGGAAGTGCTTACCTAAACAAAGCTAAAACGGCATCGTTAGCTGTAATGAATAATGGTGGCTATAAATTAAACGCTGATTGGAAATCACTTTACAACTCGGTTGAATTAGCTGGTAATACTGAGGTGATACTTACAAAACGTTATTTGACAAACGTTTTAATGCACTCTCTTCAAAACTATACCAATACATCAACTATACAATATGGTTTAACAAAATGGGCTGCCGATAGTTATGTAACAAGAAATGGATTACCAATACAGCAAGCAGGAAATACTCAATATGCAGGTGATACAGACGTTACAAAAACTTTTACTAATAGAGATCCTCGTTTTGGTAAAACTGTAAATCCAGCTAATTATGGATATAAAGGAAAACCTTTTAGTGCAGCGGCATTAGTTTCAATGTCTGGATATGTATTCGAATTATACAATAACCCTGCAACAACAGGTCCAGATGTTACAACGGGAGGTCGTAATTATACTGATGCTCCTTTATTTACATTAAGCGAAGTATATTTAAATTATGCTGAGGCTTGTGCTGAACTTGGTACTGCTACAAATACTGATCTTGATATTTCTATCAATAAAGTACGTGATCGTGCAGGAATTGCACCTTTAACTACAGATGGTACAAATGTTTTTGCTGGAGGAACACAAATTAATGACCCAAGAAGAACAGCGACTTTAGAGCAAATTTCTGGTTCTGTTAGTCCTTTAATCTGGGAAGTTCGTCGTGAGCGTCAAATTGAGTTCATGAGCTGGACAACACTAAGACAAATGGATATTTACCGTTGGAAAAAGGGTGATTACCTTGATACTTCTAAAAATTTAGATGCCAATCTTGGAGCAAGAATTGGTACTCCTGTAGGAACACAAACTATTGTAGATGCTAATGGATATGTAAAAATATACCCAACAAGCACAAGAAACTTTGAAGCAAAACACTACTTAATGAATATCCCAACTAATGATATTGATTTATTTAAAGCTCAAGGTGTAGAATTAAAACAAAACCCAGGTTGGTAA
- a CDS encoding exo-beta-N-acetylmuramidase NamZ family protein — protein sequence MIKFIAKSALFIATVFYVPSYSNTFLAVEKNNTIEVNNPIIKTGADNYEKYLPLLKDKKVGIITNQTGILSNKTHLVDFLLEKKIAVQTIFAPEHGFRGTADAGEHVVDAKDAKTGLPIISLYGDNKKPKAAQLAGIDVMIFDLQDVGARFYTYISSLHYVMEACAENGIPMMVLDRPNPNGGIIDGPLLEKEYTSFVGMHPIPLLHGMTIGEYAQMINGQKWLKNGIQCKLTVIPCVDYDRKMEYSLLAKPSPNLPNDQSINLYASLCLFEGTNVSMGRGTEKQFQIYGSPFLTKTNFSFTPKPNFGAKDPLYNGKECFGEDLTAYPKLTKLELKWLINAYQNTSDKTKFFNPFFTKLAGTKKLQQQIESGISESKIRKTWQKDLESFKKMRMTYLIY from the coding sequence ATGATAAAATTCATAGCAAAAAGTGCTCTTTTTATAGCAACTGTATTTTACGTTCCATCCTACTCTAATACATTCTTAGCCGTTGAAAAAAACAACACGATAGAAGTTAACAACCCAATTATTAAGACTGGAGCTGATAATTATGAAAAGTACCTGCCTTTATTGAAAGATAAAAAAGTAGGGATCATTACTAATCAAACAGGAATTTTGTCTAACAAAACACATTTGGTTGATTTCTTATTAGAGAAAAAAATTGCTGTTCAAACTATTTTTGCTCCTGAACACGGCTTTAGAGGTACAGCAGATGCAGGAGAACATGTTGTAGATGCAAAAGATGCTAAAACAGGACTACCTATTATCTCACTTTATGGAGACAATAAAAAACCTAAAGCAGCACAATTAGCAGGAATCGATGTTATGATATTTGATTTACAAGATGTTGGAGCCCGTTTTTACACTTATATTTCTTCTTTACATTATGTTATGGAAGCTTGTGCAGAAAACGGAATTCCGATGATGGTACTTGACAGACCAAACCCAAATGGTGGTATTATTGATGGACCTCTTTTAGAAAAAGAATACACAAGTTTTGTAGGCATGCACCCTATTCCGTTGCTTCACGGAATGACCATCGGTGAATATGCTCAAATGATAAATGGTCAGAAATGGCTTAAAAATGGAATTCAATGCAAATTGACTGTTATTCCTTGTGTTGACTATGACCGAAAAATGGAATATAGCCTGCTTGCTAAACCATCACCAAATTTACCTAACGACCAATCTATAAACCTATATGCAAGTTTATGTCTGTTTGAAGGAACGAATGTGAGCATGGGACGCGGAACCGAGAAACAATTCCAAATTTATGGTTCTCCTTTTTTAACAAAAACAAATTTTAGCTTTACTCCTAAACCAAATTTCGGAGCCAAGGACCCACTATATAACGGAAAAGAATGTTTTGGCGAAGACTTAACGGCTTATCCTAAACTCACAAAATTAGAACTAAAATGGCTAATTAATGCCTACCAAAATACGAGTGACAAAACAAAATTCTTTAATCCTTTTTTCACAAAACTAGCTGGAACAAAAAAATTACAACAGCAAATTGAAAGTGGAATTTCAGAAAGTAAAATAAGAAAGACTTGGCAGAAGGATTTAGAATCCTTTAAAAAAATGCGCATGACTTATTTAATCTATTAA
- the murQ gene encoding N-acetylmuramic acid 6-phosphate etherase, translated as MAKINPDTERESLYSNLDKMSTNELLSNINNEDKKIADIVEKQIPNIEKLVDAIVSKMKLGGRLFYIGAGTSGRIGILDASECPPTFGVPDNWIIGIIAGGDSAIRKAVENAEDDIDQAWRDLAAYDISSLDVVLGIAASGNTPYVIGGLKKARENNIVTGSISCNSASLISKQADHPIELIVGPEFLTGSTRMKAGTSQKLVLNMISTSVMIKLGRIYGNKMIDMQLSNKKLVQRGVEMIVEELQIDEKLASELLKKHKSVRAVLLAENKNLEV; from the coding sequence ATGGCAAAGATAAATCCCGATACAGAAAGAGAATCTCTTTACTCTAATTTAGATAAAATGAGTACTAATGAATTGCTCTCAAATATAAATAACGAAGACAAAAAAATAGCCGATATCGTTGAAAAACAAATTCCTAATATTGAAAAATTAGTAGATGCTATCGTTTCTAAAATGAAACTTGGCGGACGTTTGTTTTATATAGGAGCTGGTACATCTGGAAGAATCGGTATTCTTGACGCATCAGAATGTCCTCCCACTTTTGGAGTCCCAGACAATTGGATTATTGGAATCATAGCTGGTGGAGATTCGGCTATTAGAAAAGCAGTAGAAAATGCTGAAGACGATATTGATCAAGCATGGAGAGATTTGGCGGCATATGATATTTCGAGCTTAGATGTAGTTTTAGGAATTGCCGCTTCTGGAAATACTCCTTATGTTATTGGTGGATTAAAAAAAGCGAGAGAAAACAATATCGTTACTGGTAGTATATCATGTAATAGCGCCAGCTTGATTTCTAAGCAAGCAGATCATCCTATTGAATTAATCGTAGGACCTGAATTTCTTACTGGTAGTACAAGAATGAAAGCTGGAACATCTCAAAAATTAGTATTAAACATGATTTCGACATCTGTCATGATAAAACTAGGTAGAATTTACGGCAACAAAATGATTGACATGCAATTGTCTAATAAAAAATTAGTACAAAGAGGTGTTGAAATGATTGTAGAAGAACTTCAAATTGATGAAAAACTAGCTTCTGAATTATTAAAAAAACACAAAAGCGTAAGAGCCGTTTTACTAGCAGAAAACAAAAATCTGGAAGTTTAA
- a CDS encoding sodium:solute symporter → MTPSTILILIIVYFGTLFYISHRVSRKDDGNEAFFTANKNSKWYLVAFGMIGTALSGVTFISVPGEVGAASGEQFKYFQFVLGNAIGFIIITKLLLPLYYRMNLTSIYGYIEQRMGFYSYKTAASIFLISRTVSSAFRLYLVVIVLQRFVFDYYNIPFAFTVLISLLLIFSYTYRGGLKTIIITDTLQTFFLVTSVFLTIYFICDRMDLSAISAFEEVKNSNYSKIFFFDDFFGSKFHFIKQILGGMFVTIAMTGLDQDLMQKNLSCKNIGEAQKNMFTFTGIFVIINIFFLSVGALLYIYADKNGIAIPTDLITGKPRTDLLFPEIALNHLATIPAIVFLLGIIAATFATTDSALTALTTSFCVDFLGMDKAENNKKNTVKIRHLVHLSFSALIFFVILIFNSINDSSVVGMIFKVASYTYGPLLGLYAFGLFQKTRNVNDKLVPFICLLSPFFTYLINENSKVLFAGYVFDNELIVLNGLITYLGLYLTSSRSSERISF, encoded by the coding sequence ATGACACCAAGCACAATCCTAATACTAATCATCGTTTATTTCGGAACCTTATTCTACATTTCGCATAGGGTTAGCCGGAAAGATGACGGAAACGAAGCTTTTTTTACAGCTAATAAAAACTCAAAATGGTATTTAGTAGCCTTTGGGATGATAGGAACCGCTCTTTCGGGAGTAACTTTTATATCTGTTCCGGGAGAAGTAGGTGCTGCCAGTGGTGAACAATTTAAATATTTTCAGTTTGTATTAGGTAATGCTATCGGATTTATAATAATTACAAAATTGTTATTACCTCTATATTACCGAATGAATTTAACCTCTATTTATGGATATATTGAGCAAAGAATGGGGTTTTATAGTTATAAAACTGCCGCTTCTATCTTCTTAATTAGTAGAACCGTAAGTTCTGCATTCAGACTTTATTTAGTTGTAATCGTATTGCAACGTTTTGTATTCGATTATTATAATATTCCTTTTGCGTTTACAGTATTGATTTCTTTGCTTCTTATCTTTTCTTATACCTACAGAGGCGGACTAAAAACAATTATTATAACAGATACTTTACAGACCTTTTTCTTAGTTACTTCGGTATTTCTTACTATCTATTTTATTTGTGATCGTATGGATTTAAGTGCGATTAGCGCTTTTGAAGAAGTAAAAAACAGCAACTATTCTAAAATATTTTTCTTTGATGATTTTTTTGGAAGCAAGTTCCATTTTATAAAACAAATATTAGGCGGAATGTTTGTAACTATCGCAATGACAGGATTAGATCAAGATTTGATGCAAAAAAATCTGAGCTGTAAAAACATTGGCGAAGCACAAAAAAACATGTTCACTTTTACAGGAATCTTTGTTATCATTAACATCTTCTTTTTAAGTGTGGGTGCCTTACTTTACATCTATGCAGACAAAAACGGAATTGCTATTCCTACGGATTTAATTACGGGTAAACCAAGAACCGATTTACTTTTTCCTGAAATTGCTTTGAATCATTTGGCTACAATTCCTGCAATCGTATTTTTACTAGGAATAATTGCTGCCACATTTGCTACAACTGACTCGGCATTGACTGCTTTAACTACCTCTTTTTGCGTAGATTTCTTAGGCATGGATAAAGCCGAAAACAACAAAAAAAATACAGTCAAAATCAGACATTTAGTTCACCTTAGTTTCTCAGCATTAATCTTCTTTGTAATTCTGATATTCAATTCTATCAATGATAGTTCTGTTGTCGGAATGATATTTAAGGTAGCCTCTTATACGTATGGTCCATTGTTAGGATTATATGCTTTTGGATTGTTCCAGAAAACAAGAAACGTAAATGATAAACTAGTTCCTTTTATATGTTTGTTGTCCCCTTTCTTTACTTATCTAATAAATGAAAACTCAAAAGTATTATTTGCAGGATACGTTTTTGATAATGAATTAATAGTATTAAATGGATTAATAACTTATCTTGGATTATACCTAACAAGCTCTCGCAGCAGTGAAAGAATAAGTTTTTAA
- a CDS encoding glycoside hydrolase family 3 N-terminal domain-containing protein: MKKSFIKISLYATFLFLIINCATQKNKAIINTNKDTITKDTATAITLNKSEKKTFFKDSNKETNWVDSIYNKMSLREKIGQLFMISAYSNKDSIHTNQVNSLVQDYKVGGVIFFQGGPVRQAKLTNQYQSKAKVPLFIAIDGEWGLGMRLDSTYRYPWNMTLGAIKDLSLIENVGRNLANENKRIGIHFNFAPVLDINTNPKNPIIGNRSFGEDKTNVSDKAIALMKGVQSQGVFSTGKHFPGHGDTSTDSHYALPLVNFSKERLEAVELYPYKRIFNEGLASVMVAHLNIPSLESTPNVPSSASYNVVTNLLQKELGFDGLIFTDGLAMKGASNFKGPGDLEIAVLLAGNDILLCPENVPVAVQKLEVAYNEGIITEERLAHSVKKILHYKFKAGLNKYKPIEMANIVSDLNPSKNDALHYKLYENAITVLKNEKDILPIKNLDQKIAYVKLGEDVNSDFVTTLKKYTAVTEVANTNIDSLNQELKKYDVVIIGFHKVNKTWEKQNFTDTELVWLQEIAKHNKVILDIFTKPYSLLPITNFDDIEGLVVSYQNSDISQIVSAQLLFGAIPAKGTLPVSINSSFKINDGLSTEKLNRLGFTTPENVGMNPQILSKIDAIAQKAIDGKMTPGMQVLVARKGNVIFQKSYGHQTYENIRKVTNSDLYDVASISKMISTLPNVMQLYDHDKVNLDTKLKDMVPLFAKTNKENITFKDLLTHYAGLQAWIPFYKATLDSEGKPSTKYYRKIADSQFSTKVADNLFIRNDYHDTIMKMIADSPLSTKREYKYSDFTFIILKEYLERKTHKKLEELSQQNFYSTLGMNNTLYNPLDKFDKNNIAPTEIDTYFRQQLIQGYVHDMAAAMEGGVAGHAGIFSNAMDVAKMMQLFLQKGNYGDKQYFSAATFDAFNTCYYADQGVQRGLGFDKRIEKGGPTCACVSPSSFGHTGFTGDIAWVDPETEIVYVFLSNRTYPGTVNEENKLSKGKIREDIQQIIQDAIIK; this comes from the coding sequence ATGAAAAAATCCTTCATAAAAATTAGCCTATACGCCACTTTTTTATTCTTAATTATCAATTGTGCTACTCAAAAAAACAAAGCAATTATAAATACGAATAAAGACACTATTACAAAAGATACAGCCACTGCCATTACACTCAATAAATCTGAGAAGAAAACTTTTTTTAAAGATTCAAACAAAGAGACCAATTGGGTTGACAGCATTTACAACAAAATGTCACTTCGAGAAAAAATAGGTCAGCTGTTTATGATATCTGCCTATTCTAATAAAGATTCAATTCATACCAATCAAGTCAATTCATTAGTGCAAGATTATAAAGTCGGCGGTGTAATCTTTTTTCAAGGAGGTCCTGTTCGTCAAGCGAAGTTGACTAATCAATATCAATCGAAAGCAAAAGTCCCTTTATTCATAGCTATTGATGGCGAATGGGGATTAGGAATGCGATTAGATTCAACCTATCGCTATCCTTGGAATATGACTTTGGGAGCAATTAAAGATTTGAGTTTAATTGAGAATGTTGGAAGAAACTTAGCCAATGAAAACAAGCGAATTGGAATCCATTTTAATTTTGCTCCTGTACTTGACATCAATACCAATCCTAAAAACCCTATTATCGGTAATCGTTCTTTTGGTGAAGACAAAACAAATGTTAGCGACAAAGCTATCGCCTTAATGAAAGGAGTACAAAGCCAAGGTGTTTTTAGTACTGGAAAACATTTTCCGGGGCACGGAGATACATCAACCGATTCTCACTATGCGTTGCCTCTAGTTAATTTCTCTAAAGAACGCTTAGAAGCTGTCGAATTGTATCCATACAAAAGAATCTTTAATGAAGGTTTAGCCTCTGTTATGGTTGCGCATCTTAATATTCCGAGCTTAGAGTCTACGCCAAATGTTCCTTCTTCGGCATCCTATAATGTAGTAACGAACTTGCTTCAAAAAGAATTGGGTTTTGATGGCTTGATATTTACAGATGGTTTAGCGATGAAAGGTGCAAGTAATTTTAAAGGTCCTGGTGATTTAGAAATAGCCGTACTTCTTGCTGGAAATGACATTTTACTTTGCCCAGAAAATGTCCCTGTGGCAGTACAAAAACTAGAAGTTGCCTACAACGAAGGGATTATTACGGAAGAACGTTTAGCCCATTCGGTAAAAAAAATACTTCATTATAAATTTAAAGCAGGTTTAAACAAATACAAGCCAATAGAAATGGCAAACATTGTCAGCGATCTTAATCCATCGAAAAATGATGCTTTGCACTATAAATTATATGAGAATGCAATTACGGTTCTAAAAAATGAAAAGGACATTCTTCCTATCAAAAATTTAGATCAGAAGATAGCCTATGTAAAACTAGGAGAAGATGTAAACAGCGACTTTGTAACTACATTAAAAAAATATACAGCTGTTACAGAAGTAGCCAATACTAATATTGACAGCCTAAACCAAGAATTAAAAAAATATGATGTAGTTATCATCGGTTTTCATAAAGTAAACAAAACTTGGGAAAAGCAAAACTTTACAGATACTGAATTGGTTTGGCTACAAGAAATTGCAAAGCATAACAAAGTCATATTAGATATTTTCACAAAACCATATTCATTATTGCCAATCACTAATTTTGATGATATTGAAGGATTAGTAGTTTCATACCAAAACTCAGATATAAGCCAGATTGTTTCAGCACAATTACTATTTGGAGCAATCCCAGCTAAAGGAACATTACCTGTATCTATTAATTCTTCTTTTAAAATAAATGATGGATTATCGACGGAGAAATTAAATCGTTTGGGGTTTACAACTCCTGAAAATGTAGGTATGAATCCGCAAATCTTATCTAAAATAGATGCTATTGCTCAAAAAGCAATTGATGGCAAAATGACTCCTGGAATGCAAGTACTCGTTGCTAGAAAAGGAAACGTTATTTTCCAGAAATCATACGGACATCAAACCTATGAAAATATTAGAAAAGTAACCAATTCAGATTTATATGATGTGGCTTCGATTTCAAAAATGATTTCGACACTACCTAATGTAATGCAATTATACGATCATGATAAAGTAAATCTAGATACCAAATTAAAAGATATGGTGCCTCTTTTTGCAAAAACAAACAAAGAGAATATTACTTTCAAAGATTTACTAACGCATTATGCAGGCCTACAAGCTTGGATTCCGTTTTACAAAGCAACGTTAGACAGCGAAGGCAAACCATCGACAAAATATTATCGTAAAATAGCCGATTCTCAGTTTTCTACAAAAGTAGCCGATAATCTTTTTATTAGAAATGACTATCACGATACCATCATGAAAATGATTGCAGATAGTCCGTTATCTACTAAAAGAGAATATAAGTATAGTGATTTCACTTTCATCATCTTGAAAGAATACCTAGAACGAAAAACACATAAAAAATTAGAAGAGCTGAGCCAGCAAAATTTCTATAGCACACTCGGAATGAATAATACGTTATACAATCCTTTAGATAAGTTCGACAAAAATAACATTGCTCCTACTGAAATAGATACTTATTTCAGACAGCAACTTATTCAGGGATATGTTCATGATATGGCAGCAGCAATGGAAGGTGGCGTAGCTGGTCATGCTGGAATTTTCTCTAATGCTATGGATGTTGCCAAAATGATGCAACTGTTTTTACAGAAAGGGAACTACGGTGATAAACAATATTTCTCTGCAGCAACATTTGATGCATTTAATACTTGTTATTATGCTGATCAAGGAGTTCAAAGAGGTTTAGGTTTTGATAAAAGAATAGAAAAAGGAGGCCCAACTTGTGCTTGTGTTTCTCCATCTAGTTTTGGACATACTGGTTTTACTGGCGACATCGCTTGGGTAGATCCTGAAACAGAAATTGTTTATGTTTTTTTATCAAACAGAACTTATCCAGGTACTGTTAATGAAGAGAATAAATTATCTAAAGGAAAAATTAGAGAAGATATTCAACAAATAATTCAAGACGCTATTATAAAATAA
- a CDS encoding anhydro-N-acetylmuramic acid kinase, with amino-acid sequence MNANLELLYKIAQKPSRTIIGLMSGTSLDGLDVALCQISGSGEDTAVQLVQFDTVDYSEEIKSEIRSVFAKQTIDFQKLVLLNEWIGVLHANIILDCLKRWGIPTDQVDLIASHGQTVFHAPKILHLQEKFPNATLQIGDGDHIAVKTGIITLSDFRQKHLAAGGEGAPLAVYGDYFLFTKKGANRIMLNMGGIANFTYLPASSNPEEVFVTDTGTGNTLIDAFTRLSFPDLAYDKDAEIAKKGTINEALLEALKANEFFQKPFPKTTGPELFSVEYVRKAQTQSNTENIIIEDLLATLTRFSAETIASAIHSTIANTSYSIESFTIYMSGGGAHNPLLVGWLKELLPCKFSNTDELGISGDAKEAILFAVLANETVSGGTSDFGSRKGIPSVAMGKISFPS; translated from the coding sequence ATGAACGCAAATCTGGAATTACTGTATAAAATTGCTCAAAAACCTTCCCGAACAATTATCGGATTAATGTCAGGTACTTCTCTGGATGGTCTGGATGTTGCTTTATGCCAAATTTCAGGTTCAGGCGAAGATACCGCAGTGCAATTAGTGCAATTTGATACCGTTGATTATTCTGAAGAAATAAAATCAGAAATCAGAAGTGTATTTGCCAAGCAAACTATCGATTTTCAGAAGCTGGTATTATTAAATGAATGGATTGGAGTACTTCATGCTAATATTATTTTAGACTGCTTAAAACGCTGGGGAATTCCAACAGACCAAGTTGATTTAATTGCCTCGCATGGGCAAACTGTTTTTCATGCACCGAAGATTTTACATCTGCAAGAAAAATTTCCGAATGCTACTTTACAAATTGGCGACGGAGATCATATTGCAGTAAAAACTGGAATCATTACGCTTTCTGATTTCAGACAAAAACACCTTGCTGCAGGTGGCGAAGGTGCACCGCTGGCTGTTTATGGAGATTATTTTCTATTTACAAAAAAAGGAGCCAACCGCATCATGCTTAATATGGGAGGTATTGCAAATTTCACTTACTTACCCGCTAGCAGTAATCCTGAGGAAGTTTTTGTTACCGATACAGGAACAGGAAATACCTTAATTGATGCTTTTACCAGACTTTCATTTCCTGATTTAGCTTATGATAAAGATGCCGAAATTGCAAAGAAAGGAACTATAAACGAAGCTCTTTTGGAGGCGTTAAAAGCAAATGAGTTTTTCCAAAAACCTTTTCCAAAAACAACAGGACCAGAACTTTTTAGCGTTGAATATGTTAGAAAGGCGCAAACCCAAAGCAACACCGAGAACATTATTATTGAAGATTTGTTGGCAACATTAACACGTTTTAGTGCCGAAACTATTGCCAGCGCAATACACTCAACCATTGCTAACACAAGCTATTCAATCGAAAGTTTTACTATTTATATGTCTGGCGGTGGCGCACACAACCCCTTACTAGTGGGCTGGCTAAAAGAACTATTACCTTGTAAATTTTCAAACACAGACGAATTAGGTATTTCTGGTGATGCAAAAGAAGCTATCTTATTTGCTGTTTTAGCAAATGAAACTGTTTCTGGAGGAACTTCAGATTTTGGATCACGCAAAGGTATTCCATCAGTAGCAATGGGAAAAATTTCATTTCCAAGCTAA
- a CDS encoding acyltransferase family protein encodes MTKERLISLDVFRGFTILLMTIVNNPGSWGSIYPPLEHAEWNGCTPTDLVFPFFVFIMGTAIPFAMPTKHLDFTVFNKILVRSLRIFCLGLFLAYFSRIQLFGLEGIPLLLLRLVITFAVAYALLGNFTLKIKTYLVFGIFTIMLFLAYSQIEAYQDVRIPGVLQRIGIVYFFTSLLYLKTNLKTQLWVLASILLVYWILMAFVPVPGFGAPNFEKGTNLAAWLDNLVLNGHLWSASKTWDPEGILSTLPAIGTGILGMFIGQLLNLQIPKIEIVKKLAITGIILVITGLLCNIVFPINKSLWSSSYVLYTAGIATVCLTILYYIIDVANYKKWTKLFLIWGVNPMIVFFFSGIIPRVLSSIKVQNPEIATEQIGLQSLIYKFGIVPCFENPMNASLAYAISYAIFWSIILWIFYKKKLIFKV; translated from the coding sequence ATGACAAAAGAACGCTTAATCTCGCTAGATGTATTTAGAGGATTTACTATTTTATTGATGACAATAGTGAATAATCCTGGAAGTTGGGGCTCTATATATCCTCCATTAGAGCATGCTGAATGGAATGGCTGTACTCCTACCGATTTGGTTTTTCCTTTTTTTGTTTTTATAATGGGAACTGCAATACCATTTGCAATGCCAACAAAACATTTAGATTTTACCGTTTTTAATAAAATATTAGTTCGTTCATTACGAATCTTCTGCTTAGGATTGTTTTTAGCTTACTTCAGTAGAATTCAATTATTTGGATTAGAAGGCATTCCGTTATTACTACTTAGACTTGTCATTACCTTTGCTGTTGCGTATGCACTATTAGGAAATTTCACTTTAAAAATTAAAACTTACCTTGTTTTTGGAATCTTTACAATAATGCTATTCTTAGCATACAGCCAAATCGAAGCCTATCAAGACGTGAGAATCCCTGGTGTTTTACAACGAATAGGAATTGTATATTTCTTTACATCACTATTATATTTAAAAACAAATTTAAAAACACAGCTTTGGGTTCTTGCTTCAATATTATTGGTATATTGGATTCTAATGGCATTTGTTCCTGTTCCGGGATTTGGTGCTCCTAATTTTGAAAAAGGGACAAATCTAGCTGCTTGGTTAGACAATTTAGTATTAAACGGACATTTATGGAGCGCCTCTAAAACGTGGGATCCTGAGGGAATTTTAAGCACTTTACCAGCTATAGGTACAGGAATTCTAGGAATGTTTATCGGTCAGCTATTAAACCTGCAAATTCCTAAAATTGAAATTGTAAAAAAATTAGCCATTACAGGAATTATTCTAGTGATTACAGGTTTACTTTGCAACATTGTATTCCCAATAAATAAATCATTATGGTCTAGCTCATACGTTTTGTACACAGCAGGTATTGCCACGGTATGTTTGACAATATTGTATTACATAATTGATGTAGCAAACTATAAAAAATGGACTAAATTGTTTTTAATTTGGGGAGTAAATCCAATGATTGTATTTTTCTTTTCAGGTATAATTCCACGAGTTTTAAGTTCAATTAAAGTTCAAAATCCAGAAATAGCTACGGAACAAATTGGTCTTCAATCCTTGATATATAAATTTGGCATTGTTCCTTGTTTTGAAAATCCTATGAATGCATCACTTGCTTATGCAATTTCATACGCCATTTTTTGGTCAATCATATTATGGATTTTCTATAAAAAGAAACTAATATTTAAAGTATAA